A region of Pyxidicoccus parkwaysis DNA encodes the following proteins:
- a CDS encoding DUF5682 family protein translates to MDLALLSRVHLFSVRHHSPRTTSVLGKWLERVRPEVILVEGPCDATGIVDVLCDEATKPPVAILGYRTDGTPRSALWPFAEYSPEYAALRWAKANKARAEFIDIPVGVSLEVDREEDGEEPGVESDDTESAAIALPEEPLTERFAKERGYRSFEELWEAMFEAPDWTPEGFRPVLLAWADVLNAGPRHGYHRWRDAFMARKVLEVVASGVPPEKVAVVAGAAHVAAFVAGDVEPALEAKLPKGVPCAVTLIPYSFPRLAEQLGYGAGNRAPHFYQKAHEAKCDFRRATLEVLIDFAGHLRTRGFTASLSDVLEAYRLALTLADLREKSAPGLDELREATVATLCRGDATHVDGFLWKSVIGHQVGRVASRIGQNSLQAEFWREVDARRLPRSDSPETFSLRLNNDVEVGSSVFLHRLRVTDIPYASLQGAGQQRNAQPQEAGGYAALTRVRESWQAQWTPSTDVALVEKIVLGDTLEAVTTRVLQERLNTAKSTADAADVLLESVITGCSQTVASALRACDAHAATDSDLPSLASAARALSGLVAYGTSRAHADVGDEAVAVLCEKTFGRALLRVREASACAPDAVGPVLEALRTLHEVALAQPRADKAGWLAEARGLMESHAVHPSTSGLATGLLYIAQELSETDVALEVGRRLSLAVEPEAGAAYLEGFLQVNALVLVKSREVVKALDDFLSSVEPERFRQTLPVLRRALGALGSTERRYLMENVVALRQLGTKGQAVKTVLEEKDKEKLKDMSAELGKALDDLDDLL, encoded by the coding sequence ATGGACCTCGCCCTGCTCTCCCGGGTGCACCTGTTCTCGGTGCGCCACCACTCTCCTCGCACCACGTCGGTGCTGGGCAAGTGGCTCGAACGTGTCCGGCCGGAAGTCATCCTCGTGGAAGGTCCGTGCGACGCGACGGGCATCGTGGACGTCCTGTGCGACGAGGCCACGAAGCCGCCGGTGGCGATTCTGGGCTACCGCACGGACGGCACGCCGCGCTCGGCGCTGTGGCCCTTCGCGGAGTACTCGCCCGAGTACGCGGCGCTGCGCTGGGCAAAGGCAAACAAGGCCCGCGCGGAGTTCATCGACATCCCCGTCGGAGTCAGCCTGGAGGTGGACCGGGAGGAGGACGGCGAGGAGCCCGGCGTCGAAAGCGACGACACGGAGTCCGCCGCCATCGCGCTTCCCGAGGAGCCCCTCACGGAGCGCTTCGCGAAGGAGCGCGGCTACCGTTCCTTCGAAGAGCTGTGGGAGGCGATGTTCGAGGCGCCCGACTGGACGCCCGAGGGCTTCCGGCCGGTGCTGCTCGCCTGGGCGGACGTGCTGAACGCGGGGCCGAGGCACGGCTACCACCGCTGGCGCGACGCCTTCATGGCGCGCAAGGTGCTGGAGGTGGTGGCGAGCGGCGTACCGCCGGAGAAGGTGGCGGTGGTGGCGGGCGCGGCGCACGTGGCGGCCTTCGTCGCGGGCGACGTGGAGCCGGCGCTGGAGGCGAAGCTGCCCAAGGGCGTGCCCTGCGCGGTGACGCTGATTCCGTACAGCTTTCCCCGGCTCGCGGAGCAGCTCGGATATGGCGCGGGCAACCGGGCGCCGCACTTCTACCAGAAGGCTCATGAGGCGAAGTGCGACTTCCGGCGCGCGACGCTGGAGGTGCTCATCGACTTCGCGGGGCACCTGCGCACGCGCGGCTTCACCGCGTCACTGTCCGACGTGCTGGAGGCGTACCGGCTGGCGCTGACGCTGGCGGACCTGCGCGAGAAGAGCGCGCCGGGACTGGATGAATTGCGCGAGGCCACGGTGGCCACGCTGTGCCGTGGCGACGCGACGCACGTGGACGGCTTCCTGTGGAAGAGCGTCATCGGCCACCAGGTGGGCCGGGTGGCGAGCCGGATTGGACAGAACTCGCTCCAGGCGGAGTTCTGGCGCGAGGTGGATGCGCGCCGCCTTCCGCGCTCGGACAGCCCGGAGACGTTCTCCCTGCGGCTGAACAATGACGTGGAGGTGGGCTCGTCCGTCTTCCTGCACCGGCTGCGCGTGACGGACATTCCGTACGCATCGCTCCAGGGCGCGGGGCAGCAGCGGAACGCACAGCCGCAGGAGGCCGGAGGCTACGCCGCGCTCACCCGCGTGCGCGAGTCCTGGCAGGCACAGTGGACGCCCTCCACGGACGTGGCGCTGGTGGAGAAGATTGTCCTCGGCGACACGCTGGAGGCGGTGACGACGCGCGTCCTGCAGGAGCGGCTGAACACGGCGAAGAGCACGGCCGATGCCGCGGACGTGCTGCTGGAGTCTGTGATTACCGGCTGCTCGCAGACGGTGGCCTCGGCGCTCCGCGCCTGTGACGCGCATGCGGCAACGGACTCAGATTTGCCTTCGCTCGCCTCCGCGGCACGAGCCCTGTCGGGACTGGTGGCGTACGGCACTTCGCGCGCGCATGCAGACGTGGGCGACGAAGCCGTGGCGGTGTTGTGCGAGAAGACCTTCGGCCGCGCGCTGCTGCGCGTGCGTGAGGCCAGCGCTTGCGCACCGGACGCGGTGGGCCCGGTGCTGGAAGCGCTGCGCACGCTGCACGAGGTGGCGCTGGCGCAGCCTCGCGCGGACAAGGCGGGCTGGCTCGCGGAGGCGCGTGGGCTGATGGAGAGCCACGCAGTGCATCCCTCGACGTCGGGCCTCGCCACGGGCCTGCTGTACATTGCGCAGGAGTTGTCCGAGACGGACGTGGCGCTGGAAGTGGGGCGGCGTCTGTCATTGGCGGTGGAGCCGGAGGCGGGCGCGGCGTACCTGGAGGGATTCCTCCAGGTGAACGCGCTGGTGCTGGTGAAGAGCCGCGAGGTGGTGAAGGCGCTGGACGACTTCCTCTCCAGTGTCGAGCCCGAGCGCTTCCGTCAGACCCTCCCGGTATTGAGGAGAGCACTGGGCGCGCTGGGTTCCACGGAGCGCCGCTACCTGATGGAGAACGTGGTGGCGTTGCGGCAGCTCGGGACGAAGGGGCAGGCGGTGAAGACCGTCCTGGAAGAGAAGGACAAGGAGAAGCTCAAGGACATGAGCGCGGAGCTGGGCAAGGCGCTCGATGACCTGGATGACCTGCTATGA
- a CDS encoding ATP-binding protein, whose product MPDIRLPAEAKYKTELEALVAHDDKPRPPGWALSPRAVETYILGSAKPVGGVPITPKYVGDKGLIQVCIATLASDRALMLVGEPGTAKSWLSEHLSAAISGTSALIVQGTAGTSEDHLKYSWNYALLLAQGPSPEALVPSPVLRAMKTGKFARFEEVTRTSPEIQDALISILSEKQVSIPELGEVVSAQRGFNLIATANTRDRGVNEMSAALKRRFNFVTVPVVEDLEQEIQIVTKREAELRNDYQVGVPPTEELSRVLLTLFHELRKGVTKDGKTKVRTPGAVLSTAEAISVLFNSSILADQFGAGKVTPHELAASLVGAVVKEQEDDVKALREYMETVAKGRTGPWKELYTASKKLLRG is encoded by the coding sequence ATGCCGGACATCCGCCTGCCAGCCGAAGCGAAGTACAAGACCGAGCTCGAAGCCCTCGTCGCCCACGACGACAAGCCCCGCCCTCCGGGTTGGGCGCTCTCGCCGCGCGCGGTGGAGACGTACATCCTCGGGAGCGCCAAGCCCGTGGGAGGAGTGCCGATTACTCCCAAGTACGTCGGTGACAAGGGACTCATCCAGGTGTGCATCGCGACGCTGGCCTCGGACCGCGCGCTGATGCTCGTGGGCGAGCCCGGCACCGCGAAGAGCTGGCTGTCCGAGCACCTGTCCGCCGCCATCAGCGGCACCTCGGCGCTCATCGTGCAGGGCACGGCGGGCACCAGCGAGGACCACCTCAAGTACTCGTGGAACTACGCGCTGCTGCTGGCGCAGGGCCCGTCACCGGAGGCGCTCGTCCCCTCCCCCGTGCTGCGCGCGATGAAGACGGGCAAGTTCGCCCGCTTCGAGGAGGTGACGCGCACGTCGCCGGAAATCCAGGACGCGCTCATCTCCATCCTCTCGGAGAAGCAGGTCTCCATTCCGGAGCTGGGCGAAGTCGTCAGCGCGCAGCGAGGCTTCAACCTCATCGCCACCGCGAACACGCGAGACCGTGGCGTCAACGAGATGAGCGCCGCGCTCAAGCGCCGCTTCAACTTCGTCACCGTGCCGGTGGTGGAGGACCTGGAGCAGGAAATCCAAATCGTGACCAAGCGCGAGGCGGAGCTGCGCAATGACTATCAGGTGGGCGTGCCGCCGACGGAGGAGTTGTCGCGCGTGCTGCTGACGCTCTTCCATGAGCTGCGCAAGGGCGTGACGAAGGACGGGAAGACGAAGGTGCGCACGCCGGGCGCGGTGCTGTCCACGGCGGAGGCCATCAGCGTCCTCTTCAACAGCTCCATCCTCGCGGACCAGTTCGGCGCCGGGAAGGTGACGCCGCACGAGCTGGCGGCATCGCTGGTGGGCGCGGTGGTGAAGGAGCAGGAGGACGACGTGAAGGCCCTGCGCGAGTACATGGAGACCGTGGCCAAGGGCCGCACGGGCCCGTGGAAGGAGCTGTACACCGCGAGCAAGAAGCTGCTGAGGGGCTGA
- a CDS encoding GNAT family N-acetyltransferase: MIPAFENVTTERLVLRPFRESDLDAIFTLHSDPETNKFSSHGPMRTLDDARERLTMWLNDYSQKGVGYWAVARREAPGVIVGVGGVRHKELQGQHVLNLAYRFSPETWGSGYATEVSRVALELARKHIPDVPVVAIIHQLNTPSIRVAERLGMRLDRVIDYEGMPSRLYLDR, encoded by the coding sequence ATGATTCCGGCCTTCGAAAACGTCACCACCGAACGACTCGTGCTGCGTCCCTTCCGAGAGAGTGACCTCGACGCGATATTCACGCTCCACAGCGACCCGGAGACGAACAAGTTCAGCTCCCACGGGCCCATGCGTACGCTCGACGATGCGCGCGAGCGCCTGACGATGTGGCTGAACGACTACTCACAGAAGGGCGTGGGGTACTGGGCCGTCGCGCGGCGCGAGGCTCCGGGTGTCATCGTGGGCGTGGGCGGCGTGCGCCACAAGGAGCTCCAGGGCCAGCACGTGCTGAACCTCGCGTACCGCTTCAGTCCCGAGACGTGGGGCTCGGGGTACGCGACGGAGGTGTCCCGCGTGGCGCTGGAGCTGGCGCGGAAGCACATTCCGGACGTGCCCGTGGTGGCCATCATCCACCAGCTCAACACGCCGTCCATCCGCGTGGCGGAGCGGCTCGGGATGCGGTTGGACCGCGTCATCGACTACGAGGGCATGCCGAGCCGCCTGTACCTGGACCGCTGA
- a CDS encoding DUF3088 domain-containing protein: MPSDILFLLSPGFEDPAYPGVSFYCEHCAQLEGVLSYYPQVASGLDVRRIPWQRPRVAVVELVGEHHQWLPLLVLGDGSDDHGCKTGTHEGRRFVSGKEAITRWLSARFGIASPHP, translated from the coding sequence ATGCCATCCGACATCTTGTTCCTGTTGTCTCCCGGTTTCGAGGACCCGGCATACCCTGGCGTGAGCTTCTACTGCGAGCACTGCGCGCAGCTCGAAGGCGTGCTGAGCTACTACCCCCAGGTCGCGAGCGGCCTCGACGTGCGGCGCATCCCCTGGCAGCGGCCTCGCGTCGCGGTGGTGGAGTTGGTGGGCGAGCACCACCAGTGGCTGCCGCTGCTGGTGCTCGGTGATGGCTCGGACGACCACGGCTGCAAGACGGGCACACACGAGGGGCGGCGGTTCGTCTCGGGCAAGGAAGCCATCACCCGCTGGCTCTCCGCGCGCTTCGGCATCGCCTCGCCGCACCCGTGA
- a CDS encoding alpha/beta fold hydrolase yields the protein MRRLLLVLLLPACATVHPTPAADVGHLDCRNAGEPAVVFIPGASRGAADWDTVRASLDPQVRTCAWEPPASWPRTAGSDTRLLLDALKGQAKRWVLVGHSYGGLVVRVASASAPESLAGAVFVDSVHEDLFDAAQAVPVSEQQHIDWVPSFREATSVPVPHGVPVLALAADHRGEEGWEQNLASQNKLVAGGAPGGVEVVERTGHHIPRDRPDAIAAAVKRLLAMTGVQ from the coding sequence ATGCGCCGACTCCTCCTCGTCCTGCTCCTGCCCGCCTGCGCCACCGTCCACCCAACTCCCGCCGCTGACGTGGGTCACCTCGACTGCCGCAACGCGGGAGAGCCCGCGGTGGTCTTCATCCCGGGTGCGTCCCGGGGCGCGGCGGACTGGGACACGGTGCGCGCCTCCCTGGACCCGCAGGTGCGCACGTGCGCATGGGAGCCCCCGGCCTCATGGCCTCGCACCGCCGGAAGCGACACGCGCTTGCTGCTCGACGCGCTGAAGGGACAGGCGAAGCGCTGGGTACTGGTGGGGCACTCGTACGGCGGGCTCGTGGTGCGCGTGGCCTCGGCCTCCGCGCCCGAGTCACTGGCTGGCGCCGTGTTCGTCGACTCGGTGCATGAGGACCTGTTCGACGCGGCGCAGGCCGTTCCGGTGTCGGAGCAGCAGCACATCGACTGGGTGCCCAGCTTCCGTGAGGCCACGAGCGTGCCCGTCCCGCACGGCGTGCCCGTGCTGGCGCTCGCCGCGGACCACCGGGGCGAAGAGGGCTGGGAGCAGAACCTCGCTTCGCAGAACAAGCTCGTTGCCGGTGGTGCGCCCGGTGGAGTGGAAGTCGTGGAGCGGACCGGGCACCACATTCCCCGAGACCGTCCGGATGCCATCGCGGCCGCGGTGAAGCGGCTGCTCGCGATGACTGGTGTTCAGTGA
- a CDS encoding DUF4185 domain-containing protein, whose product MSRVKTWERALLLQAVLLCASAGAVTPTGVTKVSRITGATPSGESLPNPNQTHTNYEVYGTDLGIVWDKGGGEVFLLFGDTFGVGWCGNGGCGGGWRSNVLARSSDTALADGLTFSTMIQDSTRHAKEILPSKKVNNDEMTVIPTAGVTVGSRHYIHYMSVNHWGDAGRWYTNYAGIAYSDDNGQNWVKHPTARWQNNASWTNNFQMGAFVKNGGFVYLYATPNGRFGNVYLARVPEGSLLDINAYRYWDGNGWSASQAAARPVVIGIAGELSVVYNAALGRFLMTYLNEHRQAVVLRDAGTPTGPWSGEKVLASGSAFPGLYNAFIHPWGNTGTTLYFVTSQWTPYNTFLMRATLVGDSEGSNLLSEPGFETQAATTVMAPWWLEGSGGVDRAVGQARTGQDNGFVRASSGWNALKQSVVVQPYTDYTLRGWVRTSANNSAGFFGVRGPGNGPILGERSFGSLPGYTEQVVSFNSGANSVVEVYGGLWADGDTWLQLDDVSLTRGANLVSQAGFEQQLSTAATSPWYAEGNAGIDRGLGFARTGANNAWARNTDGWNALKQEVGVTPNTSYTLTGWVKTAGTHSDGYFGARVLGGGPILNEVHFTQPLGSYTQLSVTFNSGANHSVELFAGMWGHGTDTWIQVDDLSLTRN is encoded by the coding sequence ATGAGTCGCGTGAAGACGTGGGAGCGGGCGCTGCTGCTTCAGGCCGTGTTGTTGTGTGCGAGCGCCGGCGCGGTGACACCGACGGGCGTGACGAAGGTCTCGCGCATCACCGGTGCGACGCCCTCGGGTGAGTCGCTGCCGAATCCCAACCAGACGCACACGAACTACGAGGTGTACGGGACGGACCTCGGCATCGTCTGGGACAAGGGCGGCGGTGAGGTCTTCCTGCTGTTCGGCGACACGTTCGGCGTGGGGTGGTGCGGCAACGGAGGCTGTGGCGGCGGGTGGCGTAGCAACGTGCTCGCGCGCTCGTCGGACACGGCGCTGGCGGACGGGCTCACGTTCTCCACGATGATTCAGGACTCCACCCGGCACGCGAAGGAAATCCTGCCGTCGAAGAAGGTGAACAACGACGAAATGACTGTCATCCCCACGGCGGGCGTCACCGTGGGCTCGCGGCACTACATCCACTACATGTCCGTGAATCACTGGGGCGACGCGGGCCGGTGGTACACGAACTACGCGGGCATCGCGTACTCGGATGACAACGGGCAGAACTGGGTGAAGCATCCGACGGCGCGCTGGCAGAACAACGCGTCCTGGACGAACAACTTCCAGATGGGCGCCTTCGTGAAGAACGGCGGCTTCGTCTACCTGTACGCGACGCCGAATGGCCGCTTCGGCAATGTGTATCTGGCGCGCGTGCCCGAGGGCTCGCTGCTGGATATCAATGCCTACCGGTACTGGGATGGGAATGGCTGGTCCGCGTCGCAGGCGGCGGCGAGGCCCGTGGTCATCGGCATCGCGGGCGAGTTGTCCGTCGTCTACAACGCGGCGCTCGGCCGGTTCCTGATGACGTACCTGAACGAGCACCGGCAGGCGGTGGTGCTCCGGGACGCGGGCACGCCCACGGGGCCGTGGAGTGGTGAGAAGGTGCTCGCGAGCGGCAGTGCGTTCCCCGGCCTCTACAACGCGTTCATCCATCCGTGGGGGAACACGGGCACGACGCTGTACTTCGTCACGTCGCAGTGGACGCCGTACAACACGTTCTTGATGCGGGCGACGCTGGTGGGGGACTCGGAGGGGAGCAACCTGCTCTCCGAGCCGGGCTTCGAGACGCAGGCGGCGACGACGGTGATGGCGCCCTGGTGGCTGGAGGGCAGCGGCGGCGTGGACCGCGCGGTGGGCCAGGCGCGGACGGGGCAGGACAACGGCTTCGTGCGCGCGAGCAGTGGATGGAATGCGCTGAAGCAGAGCGTCGTGGTGCAGCCGTACACGGACTACACGCTGCGGGGCTGGGTGCGCACGTCGGCGAACAACTCTGCGGGGTTCTTCGGGGTGAGGGGGCCGGGCAACGGGCCCATCCTGGGCGAGCGGTCCTTCGGCTCGCTGCCGGGCTACACGGAGCAGGTGGTGAGCTTCAACTCGGGGGCCAACTCCGTGGTCGAGGTGTATGGCGGGTTGTGGGCGGATGGGGACACGTGGCTTCAGTTGGATGACGTGAGCCTGACGCGGGGGGCGAACCTCGTGTCGCAGGCGGGCTTCGAGCAGCAGCTGTCCACGGCCGCGACGTCACCGTGGTACGCGGAGGGCAACGCGGGCATCGACCGGGGCCTGGGGTTCGCGAGGACGGGCGCGAACAACGCGTGGGCGCGGAACACGGACGGGTGGAACGCCCTCAAGCAGGAGGTCGGCGTGACGCCGAACACGAGCTACACGCTCACGGGCTGGGTGAAGACGGCGGGGACGCACAGTGACGGGTACTTCGGTGCGCGCGTGCTGGGCGGAGGCCCCATCCTCAATGAGGTCCACTTCACGCAGCCGCTGGGCAGCTACACGCAGTTGAGCGTGACGTTCAACTCCGGAGCGAACCACAGCGTGGAGCTGTTCGCGGGCATGTGGGGCCACGGCACGGATACGTGGATTCAGGTGGATGACCTGAGCCTGACGCGGAACTGA
- a CDS encoding ABC transporter permease: MFGVTQDLRLALRQLVRTPLVGAVAIASLAIGLGAFTTSFTLINALFLRPPPFTAPEQLLTLEATSTDGSSRGGFSWPTVMDLAEHASTLQAVGAWADRPLSLGDTEASAPQLVAGQLVSAGFFQVLGIHPALGRLLTREDDAAGAAPVVVLGHGLWMRRFAANPAVLGTTVRLNGQPFTVVGIAPPGFHGPTVTVSREAWVSVSQQPRILSGRALLEARGSHWLEGIARVKDGVSPRTAEAELAALGDSLALANPDTLRNRGIRAHALGSVEREMQQPLSALAAVLFVAAVLILVIACVNVSGVLLARAIARRREIAVRLALGAGRRRVVRQLLTEALLLFVLGGAGGLLLSVWATDALLAFEPPIPVHLAVDLRPDARVLLFAFLSALSSGVLFGLLPSLRGAHGDLLPALKMDVSGHKKGSRLRAFFVVGQLAFTLVLLSGSGLLIRAVQHTRGLELGFRPDGVAMASVDLRTGGLDAQQGPAYWSALVERLSALPGVEAAGLASVVPLDMGRRTESLQVPGQTPPPGETAFDVDYSELTPGTFALLGIPLEQGRDVSTADSAQSQRVAVVNQAFVRRFLSEGSPVGRTLTLGKAQVEVVGVVRDAMYHDWGNAPRPAVWVPIAQSYTGNAAVLLRTRDGDETRALTLLREGLSMQAPGLAPMMARPLREHMGLALLPQKVGGTVAGVLGLVGLLLASLGLYGVVAYAVTVRTRELGIRMALGATGGEVVGLVLRQGLSLALVGVAVGVGLALAVGQALRGMLAGLSPADPLTVGGIALLLIGVAILASWLPARRASRVNPLVALRTE, encoded by the coding sequence ATGTTCGGAGTGACGCAGGACCTACGACTCGCCCTGCGACAGTTGGTGCGCACTCCCCTGGTGGGGGCCGTCGCCATCGCGTCGCTCGCGATAGGCCTCGGGGCCTTCACTACGAGCTTCACGCTCATCAACGCGCTGTTCCTGCGCCCGCCGCCCTTCACCGCTCCTGAGCAACTCCTGACGTTGGAGGCGACCTCCACGGACGGCTCCTCGCGCGGCGGCTTCTCGTGGCCCACCGTGATGGACCTGGCCGAGCATGCCTCGACGCTGCAGGCGGTGGGCGCCTGGGCGGATCGGCCACTCTCGCTCGGCGACACGGAGGCCTCGGCGCCGCAACTCGTCGCGGGGCAGCTCGTCTCCGCCGGCTTCTTCCAGGTGCTGGGCATCCATCCGGCCCTGGGCCGGCTGCTCACCCGTGAGGATGACGCGGCGGGCGCCGCGCCAGTGGTGGTGCTGGGCCACGGACTGTGGATGCGACGCTTCGCGGCGAATCCCGCGGTGCTGGGCACGACGGTGCGCCTCAACGGCCAGCCCTTCACCGTGGTGGGCATCGCGCCTCCCGGCTTCCACGGACCGACTGTGACGGTATCGCGCGAGGCGTGGGTCAGTGTGTCGCAGCAGCCCCGCATCCTGTCCGGGCGCGCGCTACTCGAGGCGCGCGGGAGCCACTGGCTCGAGGGCATCGCCCGCGTGAAGGACGGCGTGAGCCCGCGAACCGCCGAGGCGGAGCTCGCCGCGCTGGGCGACTCGCTCGCGCTCGCCAACCCGGACACGCTGCGCAACCGAGGCATCCGGGCGCACGCGCTCGGCAGCGTGGAACGCGAGATGCAGCAGCCCTTGTCCGCGCTCGCCGCGGTGCTCTTCGTCGCCGCGGTGCTCATCCTCGTCATCGCGTGCGTCAACGTCTCCGGAGTGCTGCTCGCGCGTGCCATCGCGCGTCGGCGGGAGATTGCCGTGCGGCTCGCGCTGGGCGCAGGCCGCCGGCGGGTCGTGCGCCAGTTGCTCACCGAGGCCCTGCTTCTTTTCGTCCTCGGCGGTGCGGGCGGGCTGCTCCTGTCGGTCTGGGCCACCGACGCACTGCTCGCGTTCGAGCCACCCATCCCGGTCCACCTCGCGGTCGACCTTCGGCCCGACGCACGCGTGCTGCTCTTCGCGTTTCTCAGCGCGTTGTCCTCCGGCGTGCTCTTCGGCCTGCTGCCGTCACTGCGCGGTGCGCACGGCGACCTGCTGCCCGCGCTCAAGATGGATGTTTCGGGTCACAAGAAAGGCTCGCGCCTGCGGGCCTTCTTCGTGGTGGGCCAGTTGGCCTTCACGCTCGTGCTGCTCTCGGGCTCGGGGCTGCTGATACGCGCTGTGCAGCACACGCGAGGACTGGAGCTGGGCTTCCGCCCGGACGGCGTGGCGATGGCCTCGGTGGACCTGCGCACGGGCGGGCTGGATGCGCAGCAGGGGCCCGCCTACTGGAGCGCCCTGGTGGAGCGGCTCTCCGCACTGCCTGGGGTGGAGGCCGCGGGCCTGGCCTCGGTGGTGCCGCTGGACATGGGCCGGCGCACCGAGTCGCTCCAGGTGCCGGGGCAGACTCCGCCTCCGGGTGAGACCGCCTTCGACGTGGACTACTCCGAGCTGACGCCGGGCACCTTCGCGCTGCTCGGCATCCCGCTGGAGCAGGGACGCGACGTGAGCACGGCCGATAGCGCTCAGTCCCAGCGTGTCGCGGTGGTGAACCAGGCCTTCGTCCGCCGCTTCCTGTCGGAGGGAAGCCCCGTGGGCCGCACCCTCACGCTGGGCAAGGCGCAGGTGGAGGTGGTGGGCGTGGTACGCGACGCGATGTACCACGACTGGGGCAACGCGCCCCGGCCCGCGGTGTGGGTACCCATTGCGCAGAGCTACACGGGCAACGCGGCCGTACTGCTGCGCACCCGCGACGGCGACGAGACGCGCGCGCTGACGCTGCTGCGCGAGGGCCTGAGCATGCAAGCGCCGGGGCTCGCCCCGATGATGGCGCGGCCGCTGCGCGAGCACATGGGCCTCGCGCTGCTCCCGCAGAAGGTGGGGGGCACGGTCGCCGGAGTGCTTGGACTGGTGGGCCTGCTGCTTGCGAGCCTCGGCCTCTATGGCGTCGTCGCGTACGCGGTGACCGTGCGGACGCGGGAACTGGGTATCCGCATGGCGCTCGGGGCGACCGGCGGCGAGGTGGTGGGCCTGGTGTTGCGGCAGGGCCTGAGCCTCGCACTGGTGGGCGTCGCCGTGGGAGTGGGGCTCGCGCTCGCGGTGGGCCAGGCGCTGCGCGGGATGCTGGCGGGGTTGAGCCCCGCGGACCCGCTCACCGTGGGCGGCATCGCGCTGTTGCTCATCGGGGTGGCAATCCTTGCCAGCTGGCTGCCGGCGCGCCGCGCGTCTCGGGTCAATCCCCTCGTCGCGCTGCGGACGGAGTAG
- a CDS encoding DUF3142 domain-containing protein produces MPRASATETPRGAAPLPLRASAVLTESGGRWAALLLCTLLSCTPAAEPPRVVLWAWERPEDLRFLAGKPVDVAFLLATLELTGTDVFEHPRRQPLRLPPGVSLEATVRLEMHRGASLADFTPERLRALAERLATLAHRPDVTALQLDFDARESEQDAYVALLQETRRLLPPTVPLSITGLASWCVSGSWLELAPVSEVVPQLFRMGPEASTFRARFAQGLPSPCKGSVGLALDEWQPVPPGVSTLYLFSPRPWTPDAFARAVAGMKP; encoded by the coding sequence ATGCCTCGGGCTTCTGCCACCGAGACTCCGCGCGGGGCCGCACCGTTGCCACTGCGCGCATCCGCTGTCCTCACTGAGTCCGGTGGCCGCTGGGCCGCGCTGCTGCTGTGTACCCTCCTCTCCTGCACACCCGCCGCGGAGCCTCCGCGCGTCGTGCTCTGGGCCTGGGAGCGACCGGAGGACCTCCGCTTCCTCGCGGGCAAGCCCGTGGACGTGGCCTTCCTGCTCGCGACGCTCGAGCTCACCGGGACGGACGTCTTCGAACATCCGCGCCGCCAGCCGCTGCGCCTGCCTCCTGGCGTGTCGCTCGAGGCCACCGTGCGCCTGGAGATGCACCGGGGCGCCTCGCTCGCGGACTTCACTCCCGAGCGCCTTCGCGCCCTCGCCGAGCGCCTCGCCACCCTCGCGCACCGTCCCGACGTGACGGCGCTCCAGCTCGACTTCGACGCGCGCGAGTCGGAGCAGGACGCCTACGTCGCGCTGCTCCAGGAGACGCGCAGGCTGCTGCCACCCACGGTGCCCCTGTCCATCACCGGCCTCGCCTCATGGTGCGTTTCGGGAAGCTGGCTGGAGCTCGCACCCGTGAGCGAGGTGGTACCGCAGCTCTTCCGCATGGGCCCCGAGGCCTCCACCTTCCGCGCCCGCTTTGCCCAGGGACTGCCATCGCCGTGCAAGGGCAGCGTGGGCCTCGCGCTCGACGAGTGGCAGCCCGTACCTCCCGGCGTCTCCACCCTCTACCTCTTCAGCCCCCGCCCGTGGACGCCGGATGCGTTCGCGCGAGCGGTGGCGGGAATGAAGCCATGA
- a CDS encoding winged helix-turn-helix transcriptional regulator: MARTPRPGTATRGSRTGRPIMVLLDLLGRRWMLRVIWELRGDALTFRALREACSDVSPSVLNTRLKELRDSDLVTLNESEGYELTPLGRELLERCLPLVDWAERWAKRG; this comes from the coding sequence ATGGCACGCACTCCCAGACCCGGCACCGCCACCCGAGGCTCGCGCACCGGCCGGCCCATCATGGTGTTGTTGGACCTGCTCGGCCGGCGGTGGATGCTGCGCGTCATCTGGGAGCTGCGTGGAGATGCCCTGACGTTCCGTGCCCTGCGCGAGGCCTGTAGCGACGTGAGCCCTTCGGTGCTCAACACGCGCCTCAAGGAGCTGAGGGACAGTGATTTGGTGACGCTCAACGAGTCGGAGGGCTACGAGCTCACACCGCTCGGACGGGAGTTGCTGGAGCGGTGTCTTCCGCTCGTGGATTGGGCGGAGCGCTGGGCGAAGCGGGGATGA